One Methylosarcina fibrata AML-C10 DNA segment encodes these proteins:
- the glyS gene encoding glycine--tRNA ligase subunit beta codes for MIDSKHLLFELGSEELPPKNLLTMANALLNQMVQGLTATGLRFSDGKVYATPRRLAVLISDLATAQPDQTIEKRGPALTAAFNADGSPSKAALGFAAGCGVGFEQLQRLKTDKGEWLSFNQQIQGQPTEKLVPDIIRQSLAALPIAKRMRWGNSATEFVRPVHWVVLMFGREVIDAEILGLKTGSATRGHRFHAPEKLAIDSPENYEKILFEQGKVIADFAKRQEIIRLGAEKAALNVNGQAHVEDDLLEEVAALNEWPVAITGNFDARFLELPAEVLITTMQTNQKYFPVKNAEGALLPHFITFSNIDSSRPESIQHGNERVITPRLTDAEFFWKQDRKKPLADRVDSLANIVFQEKLGTVADKTRRVVKLAETIAVSLNANVDWARRAAWLAKADLMTDMVGEFGNLQGTMGKYYALADHEPAVVALAIEEHYFPKQSGGPTPHSQTGQIVAIAEKIDTLTGIFSAGLIPTGDKDPYALRRAALGTLRILIEHKLDLNILSLIDHSLGLFTHSFDREATRGAVIDFVFDRLKSYCLDKGYSADEFDAVMAVHPPEPFDFVQRLAAVKSFRQLPQSESLAAANKRIRNILKKADTKPAGQIQKLVEAEEKRLLEVAKESFDDIQPLLAKRNYQAALTRLAATEPAVNAFFDHVMVMTDDPELRASRLALLTLLSDQFLSCADISKLQS; via the coding sequence ATGATCGATAGCAAACACTTACTTTTTGAGCTGGGCTCGGAAGAATTGCCGCCCAAAAACCTGTTGACCATGGCCAATGCCCTGTTGAATCAGATGGTTCAAGGGCTGACGGCGACGGGACTCCGGTTTTCGGACGGCAAGGTATACGCCACGCCCAGACGGCTGGCTGTACTCATATCCGATCTGGCGACCGCCCAGCCCGACCAGACCATCGAGAAACGGGGACCCGCATTGACCGCGGCGTTCAATGCCGACGGCAGCCCCAGCAAGGCTGCGCTGGGTTTCGCCGCCGGCTGCGGGGTCGGTTTCGAGCAATTACAGCGTTTGAAGACCGACAAGGGCGAATGGCTGAGTTTCAACCAGCAGATCCAGGGGCAGCCCACCGAAAAGCTGGTGCCCGACATTATCCGTCAGAGCCTGGCGGCGCTGCCGATCGCCAAGCGCATGCGCTGGGGAAATTCTGCGACCGAATTCGTCCGTCCGGTGCACTGGGTGGTTCTGATGTTCGGACGTGAAGTGATCGATGCCGAGATTCTCGGCCTGAAAACCGGTTCGGCGACGCGGGGCCATCGTTTTCATGCGCCGGAAAAACTGGCGATCGACAGTCCCGAAAATTACGAAAAAATCCTGTTCGAACAAGGCAAGGTGATTGCCGATTTTGCCAAACGCCAGGAAATCATCCGCCTGGGCGCAGAAAAAGCGGCATTAAACGTCAACGGCCAAGCGCACGTCGAAGACGATCTGCTGGAAGAGGTTGCCGCGCTCAATGAATGGCCGGTCGCGATTACCGGCAATTTCGATGCCCGGTTTCTCGAATTGCCCGCCGAAGTGCTGATTACCACGATGCAGACCAATCAGAAATATTTTCCGGTCAAAAATGCCGAAGGCGCCTTGCTGCCCCATTTCATCACCTTCAGCAACATCGACAGCAGCCGGCCCGAATCGATACAGCACGGTAACGAACGCGTCATTACGCCCCGGTTGACCGACGCCGAATTTTTCTGGAAGCAGGACAGAAAAAAGCCCCTGGCTGACCGGGTCGACAGCCTGGCCAATATCGTTTTTCAGGAAAAACTGGGCACCGTCGCCGATAAGACCCGGCGCGTGGTCAAGCTGGCCGAGACGATCGCCGTTTCGCTGAATGCCAACGTCGACTGGGCCAGGCGCGCCGCCTGGCTGGCCAAGGCCGATCTGATGACCGACATGGTCGGCGAGTTCGGCAATCTGCAGGGCACCATGGGCAAATATTACGCCTTGGCCGATCACGAGCCGGCGGTCGTCGCCCTGGCGATTGAAGAGCATTATTTTCCGAAGCAGTCGGGCGGCCCGACGCCGCACAGCCAGACCGGCCAGATCGTGGCGATCGCCGAAAAAATCGACACGCTGACCGGCATCTTCAGCGCCGGGCTGATTCCCACCGGCGACAAGGATCCCTACGCCTTGAGAAGGGCGGCGCTCGGCACCTTGCGCATTCTCATCGAACATAAACTCGATCTGAACATTCTGAGCCTCATCGATCATTCCCTGGGACTGTTTACCCATTCGTTCGACCGCGAAGCCACGCGCGGCGCAGTGATCGACTTCGTTTTCGACCGGCTGAAAAGCTACTGCCTGGATAAGGGTTACTCGGCCGACGAATTCGATGCGGTGATGGCCGTGCACCCGCCCGAACCGTTCGACTTTGTCCAGCGCCTGGCCGCGGTCAAATCGTTCCGGCAATTGCCGCAATCGGAAAGCCTTGCCGCGGCGAACAAACGGATCCGCAACATCCTGAAAAAAGCCGACACGAAACCGGCCGGACAGATTCAAAAGCTCGTGGAAGCGGAAGAAAAGCGTCTGTTGGAAGTCGCGAAAGAGTCTTTCGACGACATTCAGCCGCTCTTGGCTAAGCGGAATTACCAAGCGGCGCTAACTCGGCTGGCGGCCACCGAACCGGCCGTCAATGCCTTTTTCGATCACGTCATGGTGATGACCGACGATCCGGAATTGCGCGCCAGCCGCCTGGCCTTGCTGACCTTGCTGTCCGATCAGTTCTTAAGTTGCGCCGACATTTCAAAACTGCAATCCTGA
- the glyQ gene encoding glycine--tRNA ligase subunit alpha: MSSPKYDLTTFQGLILALQEYWSSQGCVLLQPLDQEVGAGTFHPATFLRAIGPEPWNTAYVQPSRRPTDGRFGENPNRLQHYYQYQVILKPSPDDFQELYLGSLRYLGFDLLEHDVRFVEDNWESPTLGAWGLGWEVWLNGMEVTQFTYFQQIGGLECRPVTGEITYGLERIAMYLQGVKSVFDLVWTRTPHGVVTYGDVFHQNEVEMSAYNFDHANVDFLFNCFDTFEQECQKLIALNLPLPAYEMVLKASHTFNLLDARHAISVTERQRYILRVRNLAKAVAEAYYQRRESLGFPLLAGQGEKA; the protein is encoded by the coding sequence GTGTCGAGCCCAAAATACGATTTAACAACATTTCAAGGACTTATTCTGGCCCTGCAGGAATACTGGTCGAGTCAGGGTTGCGTTCTGCTGCAACCTCTGGATCAGGAAGTCGGAGCAGGGACATTCCATCCGGCCACCTTTTTGCGCGCCATCGGCCCCGAGCCCTGGAATACCGCCTATGTCCAGCCGTCGCGCCGTCCTACCGACGGGCGCTTCGGAGAGAATCCCAACCGATTGCAGCATTATTATCAGTACCAGGTGATCCTGAAACCGTCGCCGGACGATTTCCAGGAGCTTTATCTGGGCTCGCTGCGCTATCTGGGCTTCGATCTGCTCGAACACGACGTCCGCTTCGTCGAGGACAACTGGGAATCGCCGACGCTGGGCGCCTGGGGATTGGGCTGGGAAGTCTGGCTGAACGGCATGGAGGTGACGCAGTTCACTTATTTCCAGCAGATCGGCGGCCTGGAATGCCGGCCGGTGACCGGCGAAATCACCTACGGACTGGAGCGCATCGCGATGTATCTGCAGGGCGTCAAAAGCGTGTTCGATCTGGTCTGGACCCGAACCCCGCACGGCGTAGTTACCTACGGCGACGTATTCCATCAAAACGAGGTGGAAATGTCGGCTTACAATTTCGACCATGCCAACGTCGATTTCCTGTTCAACTGCTTCGATACCTTCGAGCAGGAATGTCAGAAACTGATCGCGCTGAATTTGCCGCTGCCCGCCTATGAAATGGTGTTGAAGGCATCGCATACCTTCAATTTGCTGGATGCGCGCCACGCCATCTCGGTGACCGAGCGCCAGCGCTATATTTTAAGAGTCCGAAACCTGGCCAAGGCCGTTGCCGAGGCTTATTATCAGCGCCGCGAGTCCCTGGGCTTTCCGCTGCTGGCCGGACAGGGAGAAAAAGCATGA